One window of the Asticcacaulis sp. SL142 genome contains the following:
- the fsa gene encoding fructose-6-phosphate aldolase has protein sequence MQLFADTADTKVLAELMETGLIDGVTTNPTIIAKSGRNMFEVIKEICDLVPGPISAEVVSNDAKNMILEGEKLAKIATNVVVKVPLTVEGLKATKELSAQGLMTNVTLCFSVSQAMLAAKAGATFVSPFIGRLDDHGADGMGLIHDIRQLYDMHEFDTEILAASVRNSKHVADAALAGADCATLPPSVFMELFKHPLTDKGLDAFMKDWASTGQSIL, from the coding sequence ATGCAATTATTCGCTGATACCGCCGACACCAAGGTGCTGGCTGAACTTATGGAAACCGGTCTGATCGACGGGGTCACGACCAACCCGACCATTATCGCCAAGTCCGGCCGCAATATGTTTGAGGTCATTAAGGAAATCTGCGACCTGGTGCCCGGCCCGATCTCAGCCGAAGTGGTATCAAACGACGCCAAAAACATGATATTAGAGGGCGAAAAACTGGCCAAGATCGCCACTAACGTCGTGGTCAAGGTGCCGCTCACCGTTGAGGGCCTCAAAGCCACCAAGGAATTGTCGGCGCAAGGGCTGATGACCAATGTGACCCTATGTTTTTCGGTCTCTCAGGCCATGCTGGCCGCCAAGGCGGGCGCGACCTTTGTGTCGCCGTTCATTGGCCGTCTGGATGATCACGGCGCCGACGGTATGGGCCTGATCCACGATATTCGTCAGCTTTATGACATGCATGAGTTTGACACTGAGATTCTGGCGGCGTCTGTGCGCAATTCAAAGCATGTCGCCGATGCGGCGCTTGCCGGTGCCGATTGTGCCACCCTGCCGCCGTCGGTGTTTATGGAGCTGTTCAAGCATCCGCTGACCGATAAGGGCCTGGATGCCTTTATGAAGGATTGGGCCTCGACGGGTCAGTCGATACTGTAA
- a CDS encoding iron-sulfur cluster assembly scaffold protein: MIDELYSREILKRTTQLMHVGRLEAPDGTAERASKLCGSHIVVDVKMDGDVVADFAHDVEACALGQASAAILSQHVIGATTAEITAARDALKAMLKGEDATFPDRFADLVILKSVKDFPARHTSTQLAFEATVAAIEKAA; the protein is encoded by the coding sequence ATGATCGACGAACTTTATTCCCGCGAAATCCTGAAACGCACGACGCAACTCATGCACGTCGGGCGGCTTGAAGCCCCCGACGGCACCGCCGAGCGCGCCTCAAAACTGTGCGGCAGTCATATCGTCGTGGATGTCAAAATGGACGGCGATGTGGTGGCCGATTTTGCTCACGATGTCGAAGCCTGCGCCCTGGGGCAGGCAAGCGCGGCCATCCTCAGCCAGCATGTGATTGGGGCGACGACCGCGGAAATCACCGCCGCCCGCGATGCGCTTAAAGCCATGCTTAAGGGCGAGGACGCCACATTCCCTGACCGCTTTGCCGATCTGGTGATCCTGAAATCGGTCAAGGATTTCCCGGCCCGCCATACCTCAACTCAACTGGCCTTTGAAGCGACGGTTGCGGCTATAGAAAAAGCCGCCTGA
- a CDS encoding SRPBCC domain-containing protein — protein MAVKVEYRIGIAAPVDHVYEVIADINNWPQWSPIHKHAEATLKFGGPFHVIEHYEGLGDWEVKGFLSDWSPMSHLHIGVPKRFWEGSLTRYFEMEELSKTGSSFAVGALFGGYFSEREGKLYRPHLRKGFEAMATALKNRVEGTISSS, from the coding sequence GTGGCTGTAAAGGTTGAATATCGCATCGGCATCGCCGCCCCGGTCGATCACGTCTATGAGGTCATTGCCGACATCAACAACTGGCCGCAATGGTCACCGATCCATAAACATGCCGAAGCGACCCTGAAATTCGGCGGGCCGTTCCACGTCATTGAGCATTACGAAGGTCTGGGCGATTGGGAGGTCAAGGGTTTCCTGTCCGACTGGTCGCCGATGTCACACCTGCATATCGGCGTGCCCAAGCGCTTTTGGGAAGGCAGCCTGACCCGCTATTTCGAGATGGAAGAACTGTCGAAAACCGGCTCCAGCTTTGCGGTAGGTGCCCTGTTCGGCGGGTATTTCTCGGAACGCGAGGGCAAGCTTTACCGCCCGCATCTACGCAAAGGGTTTGAAGCCATGGCTACGGCCTTGAAAAACCGCGTGGAAGGCACGATTTCAAGTTCATGA
- the cysS gene encoding cysteine--tRNA ligase — translation MKLTIYDTLERKKREFEPKNPERVTLYVCGPTVYNYAHIGNARPVVVFDVLYRLLRHIYGEQHVIYARNITDVDDKINKKAMDEGVDISVITNKFADIYNADMAALNALPPTYQPRATDHMPDMVAMIEKLIERQAAYVTDDGEVLFRVADYDAGSGRYGKLSGRSLDDMIAGARVEVAENKDDAADFVLWKPSKPGEPVWPGPRNPETGEVLPGRPGWHIECSAMSEAVLTLPIDIHGGGQDLIFPHHTNEIAQSCATHGHDDPAAYARYWMHNGFLDMSGEKMSKSLGNVVLVHDLTKQYPGEVIRWALLSGHYRSPLNWTPELLEQSKKNLDRLYGLWRRTVHLNALMEETASRDPMDHGFYPAEQQAEVNLWPLLDDLNTPQQLAVIFEAASALERELSSSEPRDKYMAWLRASIKQAADILGILQQDPEIWFKGGASDDLTAKVEALLVARTEARAAKNWAEADRIRDELNALKVEVMDSPTGATWKLKAGV, via the coding sequence ATGAAACTAACGATCTACGACACGCTTGAGCGGAAAAAGCGCGAGTTTGAACCGAAAAATCCGGAGCGGGTCACGCTCTATGTCTGTGGGCCGACGGTATATAACTACGCCCATATCGGTAATGCCCGCCCGGTCGTGGTGTTCGATGTGCTCTATCGCCTGCTGCGCCATATCTACGGCGAACAGCATGTCATCTACGCTCGCAACATCACCGATGTTGACGATAAGATAAACAAAAAGGCGATGGATGAGGGCGTCGATATCTCCGTCATCACTAATAAATTTGCCGATATCTATAATGCCGATATGGCGGCATTAAACGCCCTGCCGCCGACCTACCAGCCGCGCGCGACCGATCACATGCCCGACATGGTGGCGATGATTGAAAAACTGATCGAACGCCAAGCGGCCTATGTCACCGACGATGGCGAAGTGCTGTTCCGCGTGGCCGATTATGACGCCGGCTCAGGCCGCTATGGCAAGCTGTCGGGGCGATCATTGGATGATATGATTGCCGGCGCGCGGGTCGAAGTGGCTGAAAACAAGGACGATGCCGCCGATTTTGTGTTGTGGAAGCCGTCAAAGCCCGGTGAGCCGGTCTGGCCGGGGCCACGCAACCCTGAAACCGGAGAGGTTCTGCCGGGGCGGCCGGGCTGGCATATTGAATGCTCCGCCATGAGCGAAGCGGTGCTGACCCTGCCGATTGATATTCATGGCGGCGGTCAGGATCTGATTTTCCCGCACCATACCAATGAGATTGCGCAGTCCTGCGCCACCCACGGTCATGACGATCCGGCGGCCTATGCTCGCTACTGGATGCACAATGGTTTTCTCGATATGTCCGGCGAGAAGATGTCGAAGTCGCTTGGCAATGTGGTTCTGGTCCACGATCTGACCAAACAATATCCGGGTGAGGTAATCCGCTGGGCTTTGTTGAGTGGTCACTATCGCTCGCCCCTCAACTGGACGCCTGAACTGCTGGAGCAGAGTAAGAAAAATCTGGATCGTCTCTATGGCCTATGGCGGCGTACAGTTCACCTGAATGCCTTGATGGAAGAGACCGCTAGTCGTGATCCTATGGACCACGGCTTTTATCCCGCGGAGCAGCAAGCGGAAGTTAATTTGTGGCCGCTTTTGGATGATCTCAATACTCCGCAACAGCTTGCAGTCATCTTTGAGGCAGCTTCGGCGCTCGAACGCGAACTAAGCTCTAGTGAACCAAGAGACAAGTATATGGCTTGGTTGCGTGCATCTATTAAGCAGGCTGCTGATATTCTCGGCATCCTCCAACAAGACCCCGAAATTTGGTTCAAAGGCGGTGCGTCGGACGATCTGACTGCTAAGGTCGAGGCCTTGCTGGTCGCCCGCACAGAGGCCCGCGCCGCCAAAAACTGGGCCGAGGCCGACCGCATCCGTGATGAACTGAACGCGCTCAAGGTCGAGGTGATGGATTCACCCACGGGTGCGACCTGGAAACTCAAGGCAGGAGTATAG
- the folE gene encoding GTP cyclohydrolase I FolE, with the protein MDSFDPNHGTVSENAANDLTPTPKAHPARPSRDEALAAVRTLLAWAGDDPTREGLIDTPKRVVDAYNEWFQGYTADPKKELSRTFEDVQGYNDMVMLRDIDVESHCEHHMAPFLGKAYVAYVPTDKVVGISKIARVVEIYAKRLQTQETLTKQITEALQESLNPEGIAILIDAEHQCMTTRGVHHKHVSTITTSFTGVFETNLALQERFIRLSQSR; encoded by the coding sequence ATGGACAGTTTTGACCCCAATCATGGCACCGTGTCTGAAAACGCCGCCAATGATCTTACCCCGACCCCCAAAGCGCACCCCGCCCGCCCCAGCCGGGATGAAGCTCTGGCCGCCGTACGCACGCTTTTGGCCTGGGCCGGTGACGACCCCACCCGCGAAGGCCTGATCGATACGCCCAAGCGCGTTGTCGATGCCTACAATGAGTGGTTCCAGGGCTACACCGCTGACCCGAAGAAGGAGCTTTCGCGCACCTTTGAGGACGTGCAGGGCTATAATGACATGGTCATGCTGCGCGATATCGACGTCGAAAGCCACTGCGAGCACCATATGGCACCGTTTCTGGGCAAGGCCTATGTCGCCTATGTCCCGACCGATAAGGTGGTAGGGATTTCCAAAATCGCCCGCGTCGTCGAAATCTACGCCAAGCGCCTGCAGACTCAGGAAACCCTGACCAAGCAGATCACCGAAGCCTTGCAGGAATCTCTGAATCCGGAAGGAATCGCTATCCTGATTGACGCCGAGCATCAGTGCATGACCACCCGCGGCGTGCACCACAAACACGTCTCGACCATCACCACCAGCTTTACGGGCGTGTTTGAGACCAATCTGGCGCTGCAGGAACGCTTTATCCGCCTAAGCCAGTCACGGTAA
- a CDS encoding biopolymer transporter ExbD, whose protein sequence is MGAKLGGGGGSRYTVEQNSDINVTPFVDIMLVLLIIFMVSAPMATVSIKLDLPPASAPLNPLEEKKDPVFVSIQDKDTYYVGTKQVTIETLAADLAAALASPNPTDERVLVRAQPDVEYEEFMKVLNELQENGYFKIGLINEDIS, encoded by the coding sequence ATGGGCGCGAAGCTCGGTGGCGGTGGCGGTTCACGCTATACTGTCGAACAGAATTCTGACATCAACGTGACGCCCTTCGTGGACATCATGCTGGTTCTGCTGATTATCTTCATGGTGTCGGCACCTATGGCGACCGTGTCGATCAAGCTGGACTTGCCGCCCGCATCGGCACCGCTGAACCCGCTCGAAGAAAAGAAAGACCCTGTGTTCGTGTCCATTCAGGACAAGGACACCTATTATGTCGGCACTAAGCAGGTGACCATCGAAACTCTGGCCGCTGATCTAGCCGCGGCTCTGGCCAGCCCGAACCCGACCGATGAGCGCGTTCTGGTGCGCGCCCAACCGGACGTTGAATACGAAGAGTTCATGAAGGTTCTGAACGAGCTTCAGGAAAATGGTTACTTCAAGATCGGCCTGATCAACGAAGACATTTCGTAA